TGTCGATCGAGCCGTAACGGTCGGCGGCGTAGTTGGCCGAGGCGACGATGTTGGCGACCGGGTGGTACTGGTCCATGGGGGTGCCGGGGACGTGGTACGCGAGGAAGGTCGGCTTGATGATCTGGAGCAGACCCTTCGAGGGCACACCGTTCTGGGCGTTGATGTCCCAGTTGTTGATCGCCCGCGGGTTGCCGCTCGACTCGCGCATGATGTTCTTGTACAGGCCGTTGTACGTGCCCGGAATCTTGTGCGCCTTCATGATCGCCAGCGACTCCTTGATCCAGCCGTCAAGGTTGTTCGCGTAGATCGGCTTGCGGACGGTGGAGCGGCTGGCGGCCGCCTTCGCCTCGCGGTCCTTCTTCGCCTTGGCGGCGGCGTCGGCGTCGGCCTTCGCCTTCGCGGCGGCGGCCTTGGCCTTCACGGCGGCCTCGAGCTTCGCGGCGTCCGTGGCCAGCTTGGTCTGTGCGGAGAGGTGCTGCACGGTCTTGGCCTGGACACCCTCGACAGCCTGGGTCCACGCCACGGGGGCGGCGGCCACGGTCGTACCGGCGTCGGCGGTGCCGGCGGGGACGAGGGTGGCGGCCAGGGCAGCGGCGCCGATGGTGGCGACGGCGGCGAAGGACATCTTGTGCGCCTTCGTCAGACGACGAATCTGGCCGGGGGTGCTGGTCTTGGACATGCGTAGCAACCTCTTCGAATAGCGGGAGCCGCAGGAAAGCACCGTTGGGATCCGGGATCCGCGGTGCTGTGCGACGGGAGCAATTCTTAGCGGCGGCAAAATCTTGTGGCAAAGGTGTGACGTACGATCCCGCTTAGTGGATCAGGGGGCGCGGACGAGCCCGGAATTTCGGACCACGCGCTAGGCGCAGCAGTGCTGACACCGCCTTTGCACGTCCACTAGGCGCCTTCGTAAGTGACGTGGGTCCTATGTGCGGGCTCACATCGGCCACGTAACGGTCTCACCATGCGTTGCTGAAGCAATGCATTCTGTAACGGAATTCTCCGCCCTGAGGACCACAACCCCCCGCAGGCCCTCATCCCCAAGGCAGAGAAGACCCCCGCGACCCCCTCCCCAAGGAGGAGGAGACACCGCCCCCAGCCCTAGGGCTCGCGCCCGATCCCGCAGGTCAGAGCCGCTAGTACGGTGAGCCCATGACCGGAAGCCCCGTGCACGGCCGACCCTGCGGCGGCCTCGCCGCCGTGAGTACCGCACTGCTCGCCATGAGCCGGCGGCTCGAGGTCCGCGACGTCCTGCGCACGATCGTCGTCTCGGCCCGCGAGCTGCTCGACGCCGAGTACGCGGCCCTGGGCGTCCCGGACGACCACGGCGGCTTCGCCCAGTTCGTCGTGGACGGCATCAGCGAGGAGCAGTGGCGCCGGATCGGCCCGCTGCCCCGCCAGCACGGCATCCTCGCCGCGATGCTCCACCAGGACGGCCCCGAGCGGCTGGCCGACGTACGCAAGGACCCCCGCTTCGAGGGCTGGCCCGCCGCCCACCCGGAGATGTCCGACTTCCTGGGGCAGCCCGTCCGCGACGGCGAGGAGACCCTCGCCGCCCTCTTCCTCGCGAACAAACGCAGCCCCGGCGGCTTCACCGAGGAGGACGAGGAGCTCCTCGCCCTCCTCGCCCAGCACGCGGCGATCGCCCTCACCAACGCCCGGCTCTACGAGCGCAGCCGCGAGCTCACCATCGCCGAGGAGCGCTCCCGCCTCGCCCACGAGCTGCACGACGCCGTGGCCCAGAAGCTCTTCTCGCTCCGCCTGACCGCCCAGGCCGCCGCCGCCCTCGTGGACCGCGACCCGGCCCGGGCCAAGGGGGAGCTCCAGCAGGTCGCCGCCCTCGCCGCCCAGGCCGCCGACGAGCTGCGCGCCGCCGTGACCGAGCTGCGCCCGGCCGCCCTCGACGAGGACGGCCTCGTCGCCACCCTCCGCGACCAGGTCCACGTACTCGACCGGGCCCACACCGCGCACGTCACCTTCACCTGTGACGGCGTACGGGCCCTCCCGGCGACCCAGGAGGAGGCGCTGCTCCGCGTCGCCCAGGAGGCCCTCCACAACGCCCTGCGGCACTCGGGCGGCGACCGCGTCGAGGTCACCCTCGCCCGCCGGTCCGCAGGAGCCGTCCTGACCGTCACGGACAACGGAAGCGGCTTCTCCCCTTCCTCGATCCGCGCGGCCGGGCGCCACCTCGGCCTGGTCTCCATGCGGGACCGGGCGAGCGGCGCCGGCGGCCGCCTCACCGTGCACTCGGAGCCCGGTACGGGCACCACGATCGAGATGGAGGTCCCCGGTGGCTGACACGCCCATCCGCGTTCTGCTCGTGGACGACCACCAGGTGGTCCGCCGCGGCCTGCGCACGTTCCTGGAGGTCCAGGACGACATCGAGGTGGTCGGGGAGGCCGCCGACGGCGAGGAGGGCGTGGCCCGCGCCGAGGAGCTGCGGCCCGACGTGATCCTCATGGACATCAAGATGCCGGGCACCGACGGCATCGAGGCCCTGCGCAGGCTGCGCGCGCAGGCGAACCCGGCGCGGGTGCTGATCGTCACCAGCTTCACCGAGCAGCGGACGGTCGTGCCGGCCCTGAGGGGCGGCGCCGCGGGATACGTCTACAAGGACATCGACCCCGACGCCCTGGCCGGAGCGATCCGCTCCGTCCACGCCGGGCACGTGCTGCTCCAGCCGGAGGTGGCCGAAGCCCTGCTCTCCCAGGAGGAACAGCCGTCCTCGAGCCGGGGCGGCTCCCTGACCGAGCGGGAACGGGAGGTCCTGTCCCTGATCGCGGACGGCCGCTCCAACCGGGAGATCGCCCGTGCGCTGGTGCTGTCCGAGAAGACGGTCAAGACGCACGTCTCGAACATCCTGATGAAGCTGGACCTCTCGGACCGCACCCAGGCGGCGTTGTGGGCGGTCAGGCACGGGATCACGGACTGAACCCGGCCGGGAACGGACCGGCCGGCTCCGATCCGAGATTCATACGGTCGGGTGTATGTAGCCCACATGGCGCATCCCGTTCGTCGGATGAGCGTTCTTCATGACGTGCCGCGGCGGCTGGCCGCGGCAGACGTACTGGAGGACCAAGAACGTGAAGAACTTCAAGAAGGCCACTGCCGTCACCATGATCGCGGGCGGCCTCCTTGCCGCGGGCGCCGGCGTCTCCTCGGCGCACGGCGGCGCGTCGGCGGAGGGCGAGGCCGCGGGCTCGCCCGGCGTCGTCTCCGGAAACCTGATCCAGGCCCCCGTCAGCGTCCCGGTGAACGTGGTCGGCAACACCGTCACGGTGATCGGCCTGCTGAACGGCGCCTTCGGCAACACCGGCGTCAACGCCTGACGCCCCTTCCACCGGCCCCGCTTCCCCCCACCTCTCCCCGGGAAGCGGGGCCGCGGCGCGTGCAGGGGTGCTTCCTGGCCCAGGCCCAGGCCCTAGCCCCGCTCGCGCTCCTCCACCGCCGAGTTGTACGCCGCCACCAGCGCCCGCCGGGCCACCCGCTCCACCGGCCGCAGGGCCTCCGCCCGCGCCGCCATCTCCGAGGCGGCCACCGCACCGCCCGGCCCGTGCTCGT
The Streptomyces sp. NBC_01296 DNA segment above includes these coding regions:
- a CDS encoding transglycosylase SLT domain-containing protein, with amino-acid sequence MSKTSTPGQIRRLTKAHKMSFAAVATIGAAALAATLVPAGTADAGTTVAAAPVAWTQAVEGVQAKTVQHLSAQTKLATDAAKLEAAVKAKAAAAKAKADADAAAKAKKDREAKAAASRSTVRKPIYANNLDGWIKESLAIMKAHKIPGTYNGLYKNIMRESSGNPRAINNWDINAQNGVPSKGLLQIIKPTFLAYHVPGTPMDQYHPVANIVASANYAADRYGSIDNVNSAY
- a CDS encoding chaplin, which codes for MKNFKKATAVTMIAGGLLAAGAGVSSAHGGASAEGEAAGSPGVVSGNLIQAPVSVPVNVVGNTVTVIGLLNGAFGNTGVNA
- a CDS encoding response regulator, with the translated sequence MADTPIRVLLVDDHQVVRRGLRTFLEVQDDIEVVGEAADGEEGVARAEELRPDVILMDIKMPGTDGIEALRRLRAQANPARVLIVTSFTEQRTVVPALRGGAAGYVYKDIDPDALAGAIRSVHAGHVLLQPEVAEALLSQEEQPSSSRGGSLTEREREVLSLIADGRSNREIARALVLSEKTVKTHVSNILMKLDLSDRTQAALWAVRHGITD
- a CDS encoding GAF domain-containing sensor histidine kinase; its protein translation is MTGSPVHGRPCGGLAAVSTALLAMSRRLEVRDVLRTIVVSARELLDAEYAALGVPDDHGGFAQFVVDGISEEQWRRIGPLPRQHGILAAMLHQDGPERLADVRKDPRFEGWPAAHPEMSDFLGQPVRDGEETLAALFLANKRSPGGFTEEDEELLALLAQHAAIALTNARLYERSRELTIAEERSRLAHELHDAVAQKLFSLRLTAQAAAALVDRDPARAKGELQQVAALAAQAADELRAAVTELRPAALDEDGLVATLRDQVHVLDRAHTAHVTFTCDGVRALPATQEEALLRVAQEALHNALRHSGGDRVEVTLARRSAGAVLTVTDNGSGFSPSSIRAAGRHLGLVSMRDRASGAGGRLTVHSEPGTGTTIEMEVPGG